A window of the Arachis duranensis cultivar V14167 unplaced genomic scaffold, aradu.V14167.gnm2.J7QH unplaced_Scaffold_57499, whole genome shotgun sequence genome harbors these coding sequences:
- the LOC127744543 gene encoding 60S ribosomal protein L5, mitochondrial-like, with protein sequence MNFLSGGNQFFSINHYTMFPLHFHYEDVSRQDPLLKLNHANVMEVPRSCEIRLVPKAPYDFIIKNGKLAMEIPRGQKLIQTHRGSTGKSFRSNPFLGSNKDKGYVSDLARQSTLRGHGMSNFSVRISTVMSLVDSPVERRLNSIQFSMETELFEFSPELEDHFEIFEHIRGFNVTIVTSANTQDETLPPWSGFLQKDEGDSE encoded by the coding sequence ATGAACTTTCTGTCTGGAGGGAATCAATTTTTCTCAATCAATCACTACACTATGTTTCCACTCCATTTTCATTACGAAGATGTCTCACGTCAGGATCCGTTGCTCAAACTGAATCACGCCAACGTTATGGAAGTTCCTAGATCGTGTGAAATAAGACTAGTACCAAAGGCACCCTATGATTTCATAATCAAAAATGGAAAATTGGCTATGGAGATTCCGCGCGGTCAGAAATTAATACAGACACACAGGGGTTCGACAGGAAAGTCGTTTCGATCAAATCCATTCTTGGGGTCAAATAAAGACAAAGGATATGTCAGTGACCTAGCACGACAAAGCACTCTCCGAGGGCATGGAATGTCTAATTTTTCGGTAAGAATCTCGACAGTAATGTCTCTGGTGGATTCTCCGGTCGAAAGACGGCTAAACTCAATTCAATTCTCGATGGAAACGGAGTTGTTCGAATTCTCCCCGGAACTGGAAGATCATTTCGAGATCTTCGAACATATTCGAGGGTTCAATGTGACTATTGTAACTTCGGCCAACACACAAGATGAGACTTTACCACCGTGGAGCGGCTTTTTGCAAAAAGATGAGGGAGATTCTGAGTAA